A section of the Virgibacillus sp. NKC19-3 genome encodes:
- a CDS encoding DUF6220 domain-containing protein, whose protein sequence is MTQFNNRIHYSRQGFLVLAWVFVICIVAQTFIAGMAIFNNYAYWGYHTTFVIGFQFIPVLMLILAFTGRISKRIRWQVVALFLLIVPLQYVSVHVPVIGAIHPVVPFVLFLLTLRIIKQVKRAGE, encoded by the coding sequence TTGACGCAGTTCAATAACCGAATTCACTATTCGAGACAAGGGTTTCTTGTTTTAGCATGGGTATTTGTTATTTGTATTGTTGCCCAGACATTCATTGCAGGCATGGCCATTTTCAATAATTATGCGTATTGGGGATATCACACAACGTTTGTCATCGGTTTTCAATTTATCCCAGTTCTTATGCTGATTCTTGCTTTTACGGGGCGGATTTCCAAAAGGATCCGCTGGCAGGTTGTTGCATTATTCCTGCTGATTGTGCCGCTTCAATATGTAAGTGTGCATGTTCCTGTCATAGGCGCGATACATCCGGTTGTTCCGTTCGTTTTATTTTTGCTGACGCTTCGTATTATAAAACAAGTAAAGAGAGCTGGAGAATGA
- a CDS encoding PTS sugar transporter subunit IIC: protein MGIFDSFSSLMEDKIMPVANKVGQQRHLASIRDAFISLLPIMLVGGIAAIINSPLTTDETTNQLLLAWESFADNNGAILNWIFDFTLGALSLYVCIGITHFLSRFYKINSFIPILFSVMGFFLLVTQPVSGEGAVLDYSFIDGTGLLPTIIIAIGTTELYRIMKQRNFGKISMPSNVPASLSDVFASLIPGMIIVAVFVAVHSAFDAFDHTLATAIFDLLSPTLNAADSLGFVVTITFVTHLFWFFGIHDATLAGVMGPIRDGNLSINASAQIAGEQLPHIFTTSFWTYFTVIGGSGSVIGLAILLVFMTKSKQLKTVGKVGIVPALFGISEPLIFGVPLMLNPIFLLPFLLTSTMNAIISYILMASGVIGSTFANLSWQMPPFIGAFFSTLDWKAPILVILLIILNALMYYPFVKIYDRQLSERENKDTEKSKEEGESEGS from the coding sequence ATGGGCATCTTTGATTCGTTTAGTTCACTTATGGAAGATAAAATTATGCCAGTTGCAAATAAAGTAGGACAGCAGCGACATCTTGCATCAATTCGCGATGCTTTTATCAGCCTGTTGCCGATCATGTTAGTAGGGGGAATTGCAGCAATTATCAATTCTCCCCTCACTACAGATGAAACAACTAATCAACTTTTGCTTGCATGGGAAAGCTTTGCGGATAATAATGGAGCCATTCTTAATTGGATATTTGATTTCACATTAGGTGCACTTTCCTTATATGTGTGTATTGGGATCACTCATTTTTTGAGTCGTTTTTATAAGATCAATTCATTTATCCCGATTTTATTTTCAGTAATGGGCTTTTTCTTACTTGTTACCCAACCAGTGAGTGGAGAAGGCGCAGTGCTAGACTATAGCTTTATTGATGGTACAGGATTACTTCCGACAATCATAATTGCCATTGGGACGACAGAGTTATACAGAATTATGAAGCAGAGGAATTTTGGGAAGATCAGCATGCCATCTAATGTCCCGGCTAGCTTAAGTGATGTCTTTGCATCACTCATTCCTGGAATGATTATTGTAGCGGTTTTTGTTGCTGTTCATTCCGCTTTTGACGCTTTCGATCACACTCTTGCAACTGCTATATTTGATTTGTTATCACCAACATTAAATGCTGCGGATAGTCTGGGTTTTGTTGTGACCATCACCTTTGTAACACACTTATTTTGGTTTTTTGGAATTCATGATGCTACACTTGCAGGCGTCATGGGGCCAATTCGTGACGGCAATTTATCCATTAACGCTTCTGCCCAGATCGCCGGAGAACAATTGCCTCATATTTTCACAACATCATTTTGGACATATTTCACCGTTATCGGTGGTTCGGGTTCCGTCATTGGCTTAGCTATTTTGCTAGTGTTCATGACTAAGTCAAAACAGCTAAAGACTGTTGGGAAGGTCGGAATAGTGCCAGCGCTTTTCGGTATTTCGGAACCGTTAATTTTCGGTGTTCCATTGATGTTAAATCCGATATTCTTGCTTCCTTTCTTACTGACATCGACAATGAATGCGATTATTAGTTATATTCTTATGGCGAGTGGGGTGATCGGGAGCACCTTTGCCAATCTATCGTGGCAAATGCCACCATTTATAGGAGCGTTTTTTTCAACACTGGATTGGAAAGCGCCAATTCTTGTTATTCTTTTAATTATATTAAACGCATTGATGTACTATCCCTTTGTTAAAATTTACGATCGACAGCTTAGCGAAAGAGAAAATAAAGACACGGAAAAGTCAAAGGAAGAGGGGGAGTCTGAGGGTTCTTGA
- a CDS encoding GNAT family N-acetyltransferase produces the protein MKFRTCQAFDVDPLQEISKVTYKQAFNEMFGESNVHEYVNTTYSKDNLIRELDQSNYHFLFIQNNNEVMGYGMYTIQPSFLKMERVYILDQYKGLGAGSAFMQYVENVAKEMKKDFLCLEVLSDNQKAIRMYEKKGFRSSSEQIIMIGQKECSLLLMEKRLNAD, from the coding sequence ATGAAATTTAGAACATGCCAGGCATTTGATGTAGATCCATTACAAGAGATTAGTAAAGTAACCTATAAGCAAGCTTTTAATGAAATGTTTGGTGAATCCAATGTTCATGAATATGTAAATACCACATACAGCAAAGATAATTTGATAAGAGAATTAGACCAGTCTAACTATCATTTTCTTTTCATTCAAAATAATAATGAAGTTATGGGATACGGAATGTATACGATCCAACCCAGCTTTTTGAAAATGGAGCGAGTGTATATTTTAGACCAGTATAAAGGTTTGGGCGCTGGTTCAGCATTTATGCAGTATGTTGAGAACGTTGCTAAAGAAATGAAAAAAGATTTTTTGTGTTTAGAAGTCTTATCTGATAATCAAAAAGCGATACGTATGTATGAGAAAAAAGGGTTTCGTTCATCTTCGGAGCAAATTATCATGATTGGGCAAAAAGAGTGTTCGTTATTATTGATGGAAAAAAGACTAAATGCTGATTAA
- a CDS encoding NAD(P)-dependent oxidoreductase: MKVVVFGATGNTGIELVKQLLLAGHEVTAIVRKPEKLALFGTQLIIVKGDVLKPSTLDGKMMGKDAVLSVLGGSHREPTTVYSEGMENIMNEMRKSGVRRLVCLSAETLKSKQAASMKERILLKVLWKIFYNIYSDMQRMEEKIYRSNLDWTIIRPPRLTNGDKTGDFQIAINQPISKGKGSISTVDLSTCMALQLTNPASIHHVVYVSRT, translated from the coding sequence GTGAAAGTTGTTGTGTTTGGCGCTACTGGAAATACAGGAATTGAGTTAGTGAAACAATTATTGTTAGCAGGACATGAAGTAACAGCAATTGTACGTAAACCAGAGAAATTAGCATTGTTCGGGACACAATTGATCATTGTAAAGGGGGATGTGCTAAAACCGTCCACATTGGATGGGAAAATGATGGGAAAAGACGCCGTCCTTTCGGTGCTTGGCGGAAGTCATCGTGAACCGACAACCGTCTATTCAGAAGGTATGGAAAATATAATGAACGAGATGCGAAAATCTGGGGTGAGGCGACTGGTTTGTCTGTCAGCGGAAACATTGAAATCGAAACAAGCGGCTTCGATGAAAGAACGAATTCTATTAAAAGTGTTATGGAAGATATTTTATAATATATATAGTGACATGCAACGTATGGAAGAGAAGATTTATCGCAGTAATCTTGATTGGACCATTATTCGTCCGCCTAGACTGACAAATGGAGATAAAACCGGTGATTTTCAAATCGCTATCAATCAACCAATTTCTAAAGGAAAAGGAAGTATATCAACTGTTGACCTTTCAACATGTATGGCGCTTCAACTAACAAACCCAGCTTCTATTCATCATGTTGTATATGTTTCCAGAACGTAA
- a CDS encoding TetR/AcrR family transcriptional regulator: protein MTGRKLTTSDRILQSALQLMKDKGFHLVTIKEIADAAQVSEMTVFRHFETKKGVLEAAVERNKVVPSFQQTFEERIVWDLEKDLLQIAHLYLQLMEGNESICLIAAQERTTMPELVDLVSDNTDKLKHFISHYFQQMQEQGKMTKTDSYAQASLFVATLFSYFISTALWKDKFMNLTKEAFITNSVHTFCYGLMK from the coding sequence ATGACAGGTAGAAAGTTGACAACTTCTGATCGGATTCTTCAATCGGCGCTTCAATTGATGAAGGATAAAGGTTTTCATTTAGTAACGATTAAAGAGATTGCAGATGCAGCTCAGGTAAGTGAAATGACCGTTTTTCGCCATTTTGAAACAAAAAAAGGGGTACTGGAAGCAGCAGTTGAAAGAAATAAAGTGGTGCCGAGCTTTCAACAAACCTTTGAAGAAAGGATTGTTTGGGATTTAGAAAAAGATTTGCTACAGATCGCTCATTTATATCTGCAATTAATGGAAGGAAATGAATCTATTTGCCTGATTGCTGCTCAAGAAAGAACTACAATGCCGGAATTAGTTGATTTGGTTTCTGACAATACAGATAAACTAAAACATTTTATTTCTCATTATTTTCAACAAATGCAGGAACAAGGGAAGATGACAAAGACTGATTCATATGCGCAAGCTTCTCTATTTGTAGCTACATTATTTAGTTATTTTATATCTACTGCTTTATGGAAAGATAAGTTCATGAATCTTACCAAGGAGGCATTTATTACAAATAGTGTACACACATTTTGTTATGGATTGATGAAGTAA
- a CDS encoding glycoside hydrolase family 1 protein — protein MNENFLWGTATASYQCEGGWNEGGRVPSLWDVYLHENNLENGDDASDHYHKYKEDIRLMKEGGHKAYRFSIAWPRIIKNKEGEVNPEGIQFYHNVIDECLKNGIEPFVTLFHWDLPQYLEDRGGWIERDICSAFVEYARVCFEAYKDKVTFWSTFNEPRYYVFSGYKIGNYPPGLDDTQKTIQGSFYMMLANALTVKLFREMKVPGQIGIVHSYAPVSGVDNSLETKIAMRKADNFFNNWILDTAIKGEIPIDMLSILNEKYDLSFMKEEDFEEIKQNTVDFVGLNYYARALIKPYTSGETILRINNKGKEAKGTSKVVVKDWFEQVFDNPDSTYTEWDTEIYPQGLYQGIMQAYRKYGIPIYITENGIAFYEDVPNEESVDDQGRIHFLNEHIDAILRAAEDGADVRGYFVWSTMDIYSWKNGHEKRYGLIGVDFDNNFERKPKSSYYWYKRVCESNGATIERSKR, from the coding sequence ATAAATGAGAACTTTCTTTGGGGCACGGCAACAGCATCCTATCAATGTGAGGGAGGATGGAATGAAGGTGGAAGAGTTCCCTCATTATGGGACGTTTATTTACATGAAAATAACTTGGAAAATGGTGATGATGCCTCTGATCATTATCATAAGTACAAAGAGGATATTCGGTTGATGAAAGAAGGTGGGCATAAAGCCTATCGTTTTTCCATCGCTTGGCCAAGAATTATAAAAAATAAGGAAGGCGAGGTTAATCCAGAGGGTATACAATTTTATCACAATGTGATTGATGAATGTCTAAAAAACGGTATCGAACCATTTGTGACTCTTTTTCATTGGGATCTCCCCCAATATTTAGAGGATAGAGGTGGATGGATAGAGCGCGACATTTGTTCTGCTTTCGTAGAATATGCGCGTGTTTGCTTTGAAGCGTACAAGGATAAAGTTACATTTTGGTCAACATTCAATGAACCTCGCTATTATGTTTTTAGTGGTTACAAAATAGGAAATTACCCTCCAGGTTTAGATGATACACAAAAAACAATTCAAGGTTCTTTCTATATGATGCTTGCAAATGCATTAACTGTAAAATTATTTAGAGAGATGAAGGTGCCCGGTCAAATTGGAATTGTCCACAGCTATGCGCCGGTTTCTGGCGTCGACAACAGCTTGGAAACAAAAATCGCCATGCGAAAGGCCGATAACTTCTTTAATAATTGGATCCTGGACACGGCAATAAAAGGTGAAATACCAATCGATATGCTATCCATTCTTAACGAAAAATATGATTTGAGCTTTATGAAAGAAGAAGATTTTGAAGAAATTAAGCAGAACACTGTAGACTTCGTTGGTTTGAACTATTATGCACGTGCTCTTATAAAACCATACACCAGTGGCGAAACCATTTTACGTATCAATAACAAAGGAAAAGAAGCAAAAGGCACGAGTAAGGTAGTCGTAAAAGATTGGTTTGAGCAAGTGTTTGATAACCCGGATTCTACTTACACCGAATGGGATACGGAGATCTATCCGCAAGGTCTATATCAGGGCATTATGCAAGCGTATCGAAAATACGGGATACCAATCTATATCACGGAAAATGGCATTGCTTTCTATGAAGATGTCCCGAATGAGGAATCCGTTGACGATCAGGGAAGAATCCATTTCCTAAATGAGCATATCGATGCAATCCTGCGAGCAGCTGAGGATGGGGCAGATGTGCGAGGATACTTTGTATGGTCGACCATGGATATCTACTCTTGGAAAAACGGACATGAAAAACGCTATGGACTAATTGGAGTAGACTTTGATAACAACTTTGAAAGAAAACCGAAATCGTCGTATTACTGGTATAAAAGAGTCTGTGAATCAAACGGTGCTACGATAGAGAGGAGTAAAAGGTGA
- a CDS encoding PTS sugar transporter subunit IIB, protein MLNILIVCNAGMSSGILARKMQDSSNGKATVKAVGVSEYQEHLENVDMILVGPQIRFQLKDIQENAGVPATTIDMPKYGIMDAEGILKDALQFHEGDE, encoded by the coding sequence ATGTTGAATATCCTAATTGTATGTAATGCCGGAATGTCGTCGGGAATATTAGCACGAAAAATGCAAGATTCGTCAAACGGAAAGGCAACGGTAAAGGCAGTCGGAGTTAGTGAGTACCAAGAACATTTAGAAAATGTTGATATGATACTAGTAGGGCCGCAAATTCGCTTCCAATTAAAAGACATACAAGAAAATGCTGGAGTTCCAGCTACAACTATTGATATGCCAAAATATGGAATAATGGATGCCGAGGGGATATTAAAAGATGCTTTACAATTTCATGAGGGAGACGAATAG
- a CDS encoding PTS lactose/cellobiose transporter subunit IIA — protein MSSNEGTEAVSFGLIFHSGNARSYGMEAITNAKNGDMDKAKQSIEMGKQELLNAQKVHANMIQKEADGDATELSLLLMHSEDHFMMGQLTLDMASELVDVYQKLEGEVKDK, from the coding sequence ATGAGTTCAAACGAGGGGACTGAAGCTGTTTCGTTTGGTTTGATTTTTCACAGTGGTAATGCTCGTAGCTATGGCATGGAGGCTATTACTAATGCGAAGAATGGGGATATGGACAAGGCGAAACAAAGTATTGAAATGGGTAAACAAGAATTACTTAATGCCCAAAAAGTGCACGCCAATATGATCCAAAAGGAGGCTGATGGAGATGCTACAGAACTATCACTGTTACTGATGCACAGTGAAGACCATTTTATGATGGGACAGCTAACACTAGATATGGCAAGTGAATTAGTAGATGTTTATCAAAAATTGGAAGGGGAGGTAAAAGATAAATGA
- a CDS encoding MerR family transcriptional regulator produces the protein MDSATKLMTTGEFADLCGVKKQTLFHYDEIGLLEPEWKDEKGYRYYSIQQTEAFTVIAMLKEIGLSLGEIKSFLQSNNAKKTMDLLTEQEKLVEIKIQKMNRIQQFVQNQVKQIKQGLQLDLDQFTIEDMETAYLGLSENILNSSYRDIASMIISFMEYIKQGEINIDNWGALIGQRQIEEGDYLNYSHFYLHKNQLNLTKTFTKKAGKYVIGYHQGSYMETYQTYDKIKDYLDKEGYRICGDSFEEYLYLMGGPNFNTGANYVIRIMIQVEEDVAG, from the coding sequence ATGGACTCTGCAACTAAACTGATGACAACAGGCGAATTTGCAGACTTATGTGGCGTGAAAAAGCAAACACTTTTCCACTATGACGAGATTGGATTGTTAGAACCTGAATGGAAAGACGAAAAAGGATATCGCTATTATTCCATCCAACAAACAGAGGCTTTTACCGTGATTGCCATGCTAAAAGAAATCGGTCTATCTTTAGGAGAAATTAAAAGCTTTTTACAGTCCAATAATGCGAAGAAAACCATGGATTTATTAACAGAACAAGAAAAACTGGTGGAAATAAAAATCCAGAAAATGAATCGCATACAACAATTCGTTCAAAATCAGGTGAAACAAATCAAACAAGGGCTCCAGTTGGATCTTGATCAATTTACCATCGAGGACATGGAAACCGCATATCTTGGTTTAAGTGAGAACATTTTAAACTCCTCCTATAGAGATATCGCGAGCATGATAATATCGTTTATGGAATATATAAAACAAGGTGAAATCAATATCGACAATTGGGGAGCTTTGATTGGACAAAGGCAAATCGAGGAAGGCGATTACTTGAATTATTCGCATTTCTATTTGCATAAGAATCAGCTTAATTTAACAAAAACATTTACGAAAAAAGCCGGGAAATATGTCATCGGTTATCATCAAGGTAGTTACATGGAAACGTATCAAACATATGACAAAATAAAAGATTATTTGGATAAGGAAGGATACCGCATTTGCGGTGACAGCTTTGAAGAATATCTATATCTGATGGGTGGGCCAAACTTCAATACGGGGGCAAATTATGTCATCAGAATCATGATACAAGTGGAAGAGGATGTTGCCGGCTAA
- a CDS encoding small multi-drug export protein, whose product MLNYLLLAVTAWFMGFFPMFEIYIAIPVSMAMGLDTISSIVWAGLGNFLPVPLIAFFYRLLAKSERIKNWLEKLTNSKYKNRIEKQGPLVVLLLTPIIGSWAVAVIANGIGMNKTKLFISAGGSILLYGIILAVLTHLGIDVVS is encoded by the coding sequence ATGTTAAATTACTTGTTATTAGCAGTCACTGCATGGTTTATGGGATTCTTTCCAATGTTTGAAATCTATATTGCGATTCCCGTTTCAATGGCAATGGGATTGGATACCATATCTTCCATTGTCTGGGCAGGATTGGGGAATTTTTTACCGGTTCCTCTGATTGCCTTTTTTTATCGGCTTCTTGCAAAATCGGAACGGATAAAGAACTGGCTAGAAAAATTAACTAACAGCAAATATAAAAATCGTATTGAAAAACAAGGGCCGTTGGTGGTTCTATTGCTTACGCCTATTATTGGCTCTTGGGCGGTTGCGGTCATTGCCAATGGTATCGGGATGAATAAGACGAAACTATTCATATCTGCAGGCGGAAGTATTTTACTGTATGGAATTATACTTGCGGTTTTAACGCATTTGGGTATTGATGTTGTAAGTTGA